The Antedon mediterranea chromosome 7, ecAntMedi1.1, whole genome shotgun sequence genome has a segment encoding these proteins:
- the LOC140055068 gene encoding probable methyltransferase-like protein 24 isoform X2, giving the protein MLTKMMKPVYARLGRQQQLKTDKAPKAMLHMQRWASENHTFQAEAQRFVEYISNPQIQCEKLKSPGALKGSSQDWAWKVCQDTGHQVKCGNRKCIVYSFGPVIYQGRIEIDLARQGYEVHVFDPSSKTSIHAPDLKNIHTHSVTLDWRESLVKLSRPSRPSAKTRQSRRLTTIMKELGHEQVDIVRADLQSSEWKVLENIIADGSINRVGQIVFTAHLHWSGFEVRGSNPEVIRYWYSVLKAVEAAGFKLFNSFQDNKAPNIVLGQNFQNTSCCFTLGWVKVDKR; this is encoded by the exons ACGGATAAAGCACCGAAGGCGATGTTACACATGCAGAGATGGGCGTCAGAAAACCACACATTCCAAGCAGAGGCTCAACGATTTGTTGAATATATCTCAAACCCACAA ATTCAGTGCGAAAAACTAAAAAGTCCTGGTGCTCTCAAAGGGAGCTCTCAAGACTGGGCTTGGAAAGTGTGCCAGGATACTGGTCATCAAGTGAAATGTGGAAACAGAAAATGTATCGTCTATTCGTTTGG GCCAGTAATATACCAAGGCAGAATTGAAATCGATTTGGCGAGGCAAGGATACGAAGTACACGTGTTTGATCCGTCGTCGAAAACATCAATCCATGCACCTGATCTTAAAAACATCCACACGCATTCAGTAACTTTGGACTGGAGAGAATCTCTTGTGAAGCTAAGTAGGCCTAGCAGACCGTCCGCAAAGACACGCCAATCACGGCGGCTCACCACTATAATGAAGGAACTCGGTCACGAACAG GTTGATATTGTTCGAGCTGACCTACAAAGTTCCGAGTGGAAAGTATTGGAAAATATTATAGCAGACGGCAGCATTAACCGCGTGGGGCAAATCGTCTTTACAGCTCATTTGCACTGGAGTGGGTTTGAGGTCCGAGGCTCAAACCCTGAAGTGATTCGCTATTGGTACAGTGTACTAAAAGCAGTGGAAGCCGctggttttaaattatttaattcgttTCAAGATAATAAAGCACCTAACATCGTCTTAGGCCAAAATTTCCAAAATACAAGCTGTTGCTTTACACTTGGATGGGTAAAAGTCGATAAAAGGTGA